The following nucleotide sequence is from Salvia splendens isolate huo1 chromosome 2, SspV2, whole genome shotgun sequence.
GATCTTGCTCTGCACCACCGCAAACTGGTGCCGTGGCAGCGCCCCCGCCAGCACGTAGCTCGACGCGAACGTGATCCACACCCCCATCCCGTAAGCCGCCGCGAACCCCATCAAATGCAGCACCCCGGCCGCCGCCCCCAGCCTCTCCCTGGGCGCCACGTAGTCCAACACATCCCCCGCCACCTCCCACGCATGCCTCAAAATCTCCCTCAGCTCCTTCCTCGCCTTCTCCGCCACCTCATCCTTCACCTTCTCCTTATATTCTTGAATCGTGTCTTTGACTCTCCTCGCCTTCTCCACCACCTCATCTTTCACCTTCTCCTTAGATTCTTGAATTTTGTCTTTGGCGGCCTCCTCCGTTTCGGCCGCGGATTCCCTCGTCTTCTCGAAGGCCGAAGCGATCTTGTGCTTGCACTTCCCGTAGGCATCGCAAATGAGCTCCCGAGGGCTGAATTTGCGATCTTCTTGATTTTCAACTAAATTTCCCAATTCATCACGAGCTCCCTCCATTTTCTCGTTCAGTTTATCGTTTGCGGTTGCAAGAAACTCTGATTTCTCGGGAGGTGAGATGAGAACCTTGGTGTTGCCGTCGTCTTTCTCGTACTCGACCACCACAACTCGGTGGCCGTCTCTCACTATCACATTATCATCATCTCTCGATTTAGGGTTCTGTGGAGTTGGGGTGAAAAAACCTGCGGTTACTAGCGAGGTTAAAACAAGACCTAATGCCAGAAAATTCATCATTCTTTTTTCCTGATTTTCGATTCTCAGAAACGAAAATTGTTGGAGGATATATTCATCGGTTTGAATTGGTATAAATTGAGAGGAAAGTTTGGGAGTTTGTTACACGTGGCGTTGTGCATGTTGTTGCAGGAATCTATGAGTCGGTTTCTGCTGCGTTATCCATTGCTGTCGGCGGCGGGAGCTCTGCTTTGCACGTGGGTTACTacttactactccctccgtcccgtgctactcgcacgtttgcttttcggctcgtcacaaagtccttacactatttataatttaagttagaattaatgcatttaattaatatgttagtttaagttaagagctcttttattaagtgatgtctcattaaacttaaattttttttttaattacacaaaaaaatcaatctcaaat
It contains:
- the LOC121782069 gene encoding uncharacterized protein LOC121782069: MMNFLALGLVLTSLVTAGFFTPTPQNPKSRDDDNVIVRDGHRVVVVEYEKDDGNTKVLISPPEKSEFLATANDKLNEKMEGARDELGNLVENQEDRKFSPRELICDAYGKCKHKIASAFEKTRESAAETEEAAKDKIQESKEKVKDEVVEKARRVKDTIQEYKEKVKDEVAEKARKELREILRHAWEVAGDVLDYVAPRERLGAAAGVLHLMGFAAAYGMGVWITFASSYVLAGALPRHQFAVVQSKIYPVYFRGMACGVGMALLGHLVGRRDPAPVFQGLNLAAALGMILVNLRWLEPQATKVMVERMKKEKEEGTGQAVETCRKAGESTAETAGRVPASEAAAARSQIIQLSQTLERLNSYSSFLNALTLVSLTWHLVHLGQRLHAATC